One Mus pahari chromosome 10, PAHARI_EIJ_v1.1, whole genome shotgun sequence genomic window, CCCGGATCCCTCGACCCCGGTGGCCCCGAAAGGCCTGAAGGATCTCGCCTTCGTGGCTCCACACCAAGCAGACACAGTCCTCTCCTGCACTGATAAGATAGTTCTCTAAGAGCTTCACCTGCCACACGCGGGCACTGTGCCCAAAACAGTGGCCAATATTCTGAACCCGACCCCCAGGCACCCGGAGGTCCCCCACCTTCCAGAGACGAACACTTCGGTCTTCTGAAGCAGTTGCCAGCAGGCCCTTACTTTCTAGGTATGACATGCTAAAGATGACACCCACGTGGCCACTAACCCGCCGGTCGGGGGCCACAGGCTTGTTGTCTGTTAAAGCAGTGGCTGGGTACCAGATCAAGAGCTCATTAGAAACTGCGCCAGCTACGATGGTCAGCTCCTTCCAGGTGTCGCCAACCAGGCAGGCTGAGGACAGGGTGCACCTGTCTGTGCAGGGGACGTCCTGCAGCATGCACCCTATCACCGGGTCATACAGTACCACTGAGTTGTGGCCCAAGGCCACGGCTACGTTACCCTCGAGCCAGCGGACATCCCAGATCCAGTCGGACATGTTCCACAGGCCAGAGCGCCAGAGCTCTCGAAGATGGCTTTGACCCCAGCTTATTTTCACAACTCTGAGTCCCTTGCTCCCAAACACAGCTATCATAGCCTCAGAGTCCAGGTCTCCTTCGGGCTCTGGTCGCACTCGGAACCCATGGATGAGAAAGTGACCAAGCAGGTTCTGGACTCTCTTCACCATTCGGAGATGCCCACCAAGGTCCAAGTTGTACACCAGTAAATCAGGCCCCTCGCCTAGACAGAGGTAAAGAACCACATCAACACcacgtgcacacgtgtgcatgcgcGCATGCACGCACCTGACTCTAGGACACATGAGTGGAGCAGACTACTCCTTAGCAGGACACAGCATCCTACCAAACCCGTGCGTCCGCTTCAGCCGGACCTTGATTACAAATGCACACTTCTCTCATTCACTCGTTTTTTTGTGGTAAGGTTCTCTcagagcccaggttggccttgagttcAAGATCCTCAGCCTTATCCTCAGCCTCGCATCTGCTGAGACAGTGGCAGTATGCTGTCACGCCTGGCTATCCATCACCCTTAATGGACAGTCACGAGGATTTCCTCTGGTGCACATCATCCTTACACTTCAGGTGGGAAACCCTTCCTCTGCTCTAGTCCAAATTCTCAGCATGATCTGCCTCTGCATGCATCTTCCTGATTCTCCATCCCTTAGGGAAAAGGCTATGCCTACCATCAGCGCCCCTGAGCCTAGACAGGGGCGGGGAAGGCGGGAGGGGGTGTGCCAAAGCTGCCCAGACTTTGCAGGCAGGAGTGAGGCTTGCATTCTGGCCCCACCCCTGGACCGCTGTGAGATCATCCTTTGTATGAGACTGAGACTTAGAAGCAACAACGCTTGGAAGGAGAGATGAGGTGCAGGTATTACAAACCTGGACAGCATTTAACGCAGCAGAAACAGCTAATGTCTTCTGAGTTAGGCACATTCAGAACTTGTGCTCAGAGGGGCTTGTCCAGGGCCTCCCTCTATACAAATGCACATACTTCCTCGGGAATTTCTTACCCCCCATACATGTGTATAGAACCCACAGACATTTTCCAGAATGGGACTCTCCGCTCCTTTTTGGTCACCTTGCAGTCATTTGTTTCCCACAATCTCCTCCTCCCCGGACTTGTCAGTGTTCCTCATTACCAGCCTCTCTGCCCATCCccagcccttcccctcccccagccaaaGCCCAGAGAGCTCAACATTACTCCTCTCCTAATGTCTCTTTCTTCAAAGTCTACAGATTTCATTTCCTGAAGTTTGCTGGTCCCACCTCCAGAGGGTTTTCAGCTCACTGGAGCAACCcaatatttgcacacacacacacacacacacacacacacacacacacacacccttatcaACTCTAGAGTATACCCTCACCACAAGACAAACACACCCCTGCTGGGGTTAATGGCTGACCCAAGGCCTAATTGTCAGTGCCAAGGGCCCTTGTAAAATccaacaccaccatcaccaacggATGGCTTCGTACCAGGCCCTACTGCTTCCAGGACACTCGGCACCTCAGATCCATCTCAGACCTTTCCCACCAGACACGGAGACATGTGATTACTAACCCAGTTGGCTCAGAACCCCAACCATCTCAAGAGGAACTGCAGCCTCTCTGGATACTACTCTACTCAGAAAGCAATTTTTGGCCCCCTCATCTCTGGGGGCGGGGCTTCACCCTCCCCAGGAGCCACACTCCGGCCACACCCCCTGAAGCagccccttttttttcttcctctccagggGTTTTGATCATTTGCGTTCACCTGCGGGTGCAACGTCCCTCCCCCAAATTGGAACAACTGAGTCCCCCACACCTTCGCGTGTCTCTGTCCACCCTTTTCACGCTGGCTACAGTTTATGAAGAGCTGCCACTGTTCCTCGAGCCCCGCCCTCCTCCCGCTGGTCTGTGTTTCCCGCCACCTCCGAACCTGCCTTattccccccactcccacccctcgcCAGTGCCCAGCCCGctgcccaccctcctccccagggcATCCCTTTGTCCGGTGCGACCACCCGGGGAGAGGCTAGTTCTTCGCCCGCTAGCACGAATAGAGTCGACCAAGCCTCACCCGCCAGCAGCCTGTCCCCAACGCACTCCAGACCCGTAACCGGGAGGAGTATGAGCTCGGAGGTCGCCCGCGGCCAGACATAGTCCCCGAAAGCGTCCATGACGTTCCTGAAGCTGCTGTGGCTGCCACAGACAAGAAGAGAGCTGCGTTCTCGCGAGAACCAGCCGTCTGGAGAGCCGCGCTGCAGAGCTCCGGAGCCCTTAGCTACAGGTAGCAAAGCCCTGGCACTGGGCTGAGGACGTCCAATGACGACCCTGTCCCCCACGCGATCCCGCTCCTGATTGGCCGGATcagagtctccccccccccacgtgAGACTAGCCGGGAGGGGCGgtgggcctcccctcccccaagcggGCGCTTTGCTCGCCGGCCCCTGGCTGGAAGCCCTGTAGTTTTATTTAACGGAGCAGCATGGAGGCTATACACCAATAAATAACGTGAATGTAGGAACTGCGCCTTTGATCGCGGCTGCAGGCAGGGAGGGGTAGGGCAAGAGGTCAGCCAGAACTTCAGTCTGCAGTAGGACAGAGGACCTGCAGGGTCTTTGACGTTGGGCAGCGGGTGACTGGCTGCAGGGCCTTGCGTCAGAGCTCCACACGGGCATCACTGTAGGCCCGGTCCAAGGCCCACTCGGGCTGTGAGTCAGTGCCACCTTCCCGAGCCAGACGAGCCATCTCCTGCTGGAACAAGGCTTGCCGAGCCCGGCTAGGGTCCACATTAATCCAGTTGTTAGCGATCCATTTGGTGCCGCGGGTGACCAGGCAGCCCCCATGCAACGAGTAGTCATCCACTTCACCCACCCAGCCTGGGGTAAGAAGGTGACATGAACAAAGGACAAGTTAGGGAGGGGAAAACCCTAGATTGGCTCAGCCTGAGCTGTGCACACATCTAATCCCCTTGGAAGGATTTGGCACCTCACCCACTAAGGCATGGTCAACATACTGGCTCTTAAAACCAAGCGTCCTTGCTTTTGAGCCTGGCCATAGTTCTTCCCAGCCTGGATTGTGGAGAGAAGTTTCCCTGCCCCAGAAAGCAGGAAGGCTGGTGCGCAAGGACGATGGGCGGAGATAACCCAAGATACTGTACTAGTGCTACTGTGCTTTGAAATCACTGGttttggaagacagaaacagtCCTCCAGGATGGCAGTAGGGAGAGATGAGTTCCCTCAGCCAAAGGCCTGGCCATGAGTAAAGCCCTCACCTTGCCCATCAGGAAGGTAGTTGTACCAAAAGACTGCAGTTCCTTGCTGGGGCTTGACACGAAGGTTGCCCTTGTCACAGTGCCTTCGAGTGTCTCGGAGATCAACATCATCCTGAATCAGACTCTGTAGGCAAGAAGGTGAGGCTGTTTGTGGACTGCCTGTTATCGCAGGACCGGGCAGCCAAGGTTGGCTGGAGGGAAAACAGGCAGATGTCCCCTCGTCCCGTGTCTGGAAAGGTGTGTACACACTTGCCCAAGGCACTACCAGCCCAAGAGTAATAGAACAGCTCACTGGCCCTTACCATTTCATCATAGGTCCTGTTGTCTGCCACAGGGAAGACGGTCTCGCCCCCACCGGTAACATTGTTCAAATAAAACAGCACTGTCATGTAGCTGtaaggcagggggggggggcgctgctGAGTAGATCCCCAACTGTGGACATTCCAACTTGTGGGTAGGATACCCAGGGCCCACAGGGTCAGGCTAGGATAGCTAAGACGCCTCCAGCCCTCTTCCCTACAGAGTCACTCTCCTTGTGTGGCCAAGATCGCAGGTGCACTTAGGTAAGTTTGTGACCTTAAACCAAAGATCTGGCTGGAGAAAGTCAGCCGGTAGAGGCGGGGAATATCATGTAAAGTCTCCTTGCAACCGGGAGGACTGAGCCAGAAAGCCACAAGAAAACCTTTGTGCAGGCAGGAGGGCACAATGGTAGAAAATGAGGCAGGGACCTCCAACAATGGAGTCAAGACCAGTGCTTACAGGGCCAATTTCCAGTGTCCGTGGGTATCTAGATCTGTTTTCATTTGAATAGATACAGTGGCCAGGAGCCACCACTTTCCAGTTACTCCATAAAGAGTGAAGGAGAGACTTGGGGGGAAAGGTAGGGGTATGGCTGACCAAGATGGCCCAGTGTATCCTCGGTCCCATACCAGGTTATGCCTGTCCTCCTGGTACCCAGTCTGGGAACTAAAGCCATTCCCCCTACCCCCATGGGAGGTACTTGCCGACAGGAGGTCTCGAAGGGTACAGATTCATTGGCTACCAGCTTGGTATGGGAGCAGATGGTCTCTGGGTACACGGGTCCGCTGTCCACGTGGGCATGGTAGTGACCTCCCTCACCATATCGTACAACCTGTAGTGGCTCACTGAGCTCCACAATCTCCGGGGAGAGGCGAGTGAGGCGCAGCACCCTGGTAGGCAGCAGGTATTCAGCAGGATGGCCACCCAAGGGAGCTGACCAAGGTGGATCCTGGGCCAGCCACAAGCCCACCCCTGCCAACCTCCCCTGGAAGTCCCGTGAGCCATGCTGGACTTGATTTCTAAGAGCAAGAAGGCtgtcatttaattatttaatcatCGTGGGCTTGCTTAACATGTACAAGGTCTTAGACACAATCCTAGCACACCAGAAACTgaggtggtgtgtgcctgtaaccccaggacttggtactcggaggcagaagcagatagcaACTTTGAGGTgagtctgggatacatgagaccttacacacacacacacacacacacacacacacaaagagagggagggagggagggagggaggaggaggaggagagagagcgagagagcaaagGATCTgctctgtggtggtggtggtgacctCTTTAATATCCCAGGCTGCCAGTTACAGAGAATCCAATTAATAGAGAAAATAAGATGGCTGTACACTCAGGAGGATGAAGAGAGTTGAGACTCCTCTCTGGAATAAAGTTGTTCATTTAAAagcctctgtttttatttttttgttttctttcagttattATTTAGATAGGATCGGATGCAGCCCCGTGTcggcctggaactctgtgtagcctaggccaATCTTAAACTCCTGATGcttccgtctctgcctcccaagctctgggattggAGCTCTGTGCACGCAGCAAGGCCTGGTTTTCTGCAGTGTGGTCACAGGCCAGGCAAGCTCTTGACCAACCAAGCCATGTCCTTTCCTCATCTTTCTAGGGCTTCTGAGACAGTTTCACCCCCAAGTCCAGGCCTTAGCTACAGACTGCAGGATGACGGGTGTGCGGTCTTAGCCTGGCTTATGAAGCTATCTGTTCAAGGGCCAGGGAGTCTCTGATCAGAAATAAGTCCTCATTTTCCTAATtaacagaaaatatatatttgattgattgtttttttttttctttcccagacaaggtttctctttgtagccctggctgtcctggacttgctttgtagaccaggctggccttgaacccatagacgtccacttgcctctgcctcctgagtgctgggattaaaggcgtgtggcaccatgCCAGGCTTGATTTATTTCTAAGACAGTTTGTTTGCCTATGGTCAGGCTGATGTGCGTTCAATAGCTGCCTGTTCTTCAGGGTCCCCCATCCCTGCTCTTACAACTGAAATGCAATCCCGAAGTTCTGTCCCTTTGGCTCTGGCAAAGGGCTTGTGTGGCCACCCTGTCCCAGGAAGGATGATCTCGGGTGCTCACCTCTGGCGGATGGCACGCATGACGTGATGCGCTCCCTCTCCCTGGTGAAGCCATGTGTGGTGGCTGTTCCTCACTAGCTCATTGGATTCTGCCTTATGGCTCCTCATGTACTTGTGGAAGTCTCGAAGGTCCATGTTGGAAAATTCCTGCAGACTCAGCACGCCTGCACAGAGCACCCTCATCAGTGCCCGCCAGGCCAATGTGGGGGAGCACAGTGGCAGGCAGCACCTCCCTACCTACCCCAAAGGTAGCGGCAGCCCCTGGCCTCAGGCACTGGGGGGCCATGTGTCCCCACCTGGACTCGGGTCAGATGAACCTGGTTTCTGTCACATCGGGCCCTGAGGGAAGACCCAGagaagtttgttttctgtttaaatctTGATTTGGTCCCGAAGACCCAGACAGCCAGAGCAGGGTCTCGTGGGACATTTGGGCCACATGACCAAGATGGCCCTGGGCTCTGCCACCTGCCCTGTAGCAGTGTGAGCCATGCTCCAACCTACAGAGTGTGAGGAGAGATCAGCCTGTGCTGAGTCTCCCCCAGGGCCTTTCACACTGTAGTGTGAAAGCAGGGATAGTCCCCAGAAGTCCCCTCAAGTCCCATCCTGGGAGGAATCCTGTTGGCCAGCCTTTCCTGCTACAATACAAGTtaccctaggaaaaaaaaaaaacaaaaaaacaaaaaacaaaaccaaactcctGACCATCCCACAGATGAGAAGACTCCTCTTTTCCTGCTCAGGCCACAAAACAGAGGCTCCCCCTCTGGGGTTCTGGAAGAGTGGGTGGCTTTGCTATAATTCTTCTATCCTTCTATCCTTTGGCCTGGATTCTCCTCCAAGTGATGACTGTGAGCCAGCCACAGTTCCGATAGAAACCTAGATCCTTACCTCCCTAACTGTGCACGTTCAGAGCTGGGCATGGAAGCTGCCTGCTTCAGgggaccctgcccccacccagcaCTTTCCAGGGCGTGCTCCTGGGAGGAGACAGCTCACAAGCAGGGAATAGTGGAAGGTGTGCGCTCACCATCACCATCGGGGTCGGCCTTGATTGCAGAGTACATCTCCTGAATGTTCTCTGGAGTCATCCACCGTCCATTTCCCAGGCGAGTCTGGGCCAGGACCTAAAGCATTGGAAGGCCCTTCAGTGTGGGGATGTCCCTAAGTAGCAAAGAGTCACCAAAACAGACGGGACATGGGGCTTGCTGTAAAGGTTTCAGTGCCAGGGCATGGGTGAAGACGACGCAGGAATGCCGAGGTCTCTGTGCAGTTCAGTGATAGCCATGAAGGAAGCCAGAAAGGAGGGACATGTGCCTGAGGGCTATATCCATTCCCAGACCTGCTGAAGgcagaatggaaacaggcacCGTGTCACCCTCAGACTAAGGCCTGGCTAAGATGAGAGGACAGGGACCAGGAAGACATGGGCTGGGACCTAACTACCATGACTCTCAGGAAAAGCAGGTCCAGTGTGAGAAGTGAACGACATCCTCTCTCAGGCGTCCTTAGGTGAGGGTGTGGGAGAGAAAGATGCAGGCTGATGGGTACTCGGGACTTGACTCCATCATCACCTTTAGACAAGGCGGCAAGGAACTCAGCTCGCAGAAGGTACGCTTCTAAAAATAACTAGTGATAACAGCCTTCCCTACGAAGGGACTTCCTTGTCATCCACTGGAGTCTCTAGGGCAGTAAGGGACTGTCAGAGGAGAAAGTAGGATGGACCCCGTGGCTGGGGCATGTCCAAGCAAGCTAGACCAGTCGCCTGGCAACCGGAACTGTCATTTTAGGCATCTCCTCCAGTAACCACCCCACCCACAGGGCCGGCGGGGGTCCTAACCTCTCGGAGCTGCAGGCGACCGTCATGGTTCTGATCCAGCAGCTGGAAGAGGTCCAGCTGGCTGACCTGCATGGCGCTCATCGCCTCCTCGTACTCCTCCGTGGGCAGGATCTGGCTTCGCTGTAAGCCTTTCATCTGTGCCAGGTGGATAATGAGCCGACACTCCTCGTCACTCAGGAAGCCTGGGATTTCTGCAGGAagagggtatgtgtgtgggggtgggggagggcgaTGCTGATGACTGAGCTGGAGTACTGGGCACCAAGTACTCTGCCTACCCCCCTACAAGATTCTTGGGTGTTTTCTGTCCCTGGGTGGCCACTTTCCGTCCACCACCACTCTGCAGTTTGTTGTTTCTGagaacagggtcttactgtataaTCTTGGCcggcctggaatttgctctgtagaccaggctggcctcaaaactcatagagatctacctgtctctgcctcttgagtgctgggattgagggtGTAGGCACCTGGCAGGACCATCTATCAAGGTTGAGTTGCCCTACAAGGTTCTCATCAGTGTTTCGGATAAGAGGTCTCTTGTCCTGTCTCATTTGGTGACAACACACACTTTTAAGGAGGGGAGGGCTGCTCATGGGAGTGAGCTAGGCCTAAGCTAGAGAGCCACTGATCCACCACCTCAGCCTGAAGCTGACGGCTGCAGGGTGAACTTAAACAGCAGAgctttgacctctttttttttttttccttttccaatagtgctggagattgaacccaggaccttgcacatactaggcaaatgctctaccactgaggtacaCCCCAACTTCCAGACAACTTTATTGTTGTTTCTActgtgtttgagacagtgtctcacagtATGACCTCAGTGTCACAGTATGACCTCAGCCTTGCTATGTAGTCGAGGATATCCTTGAACTCTCCTGGTCCTTCCACCTTGgtctcctaagtgctaagattacaggtttGTACCAACATACTCAGCTTGGCTTCTTCCCGGATGTATATATATGGGGCGGGGGAAGGGTTGAGACATGGTCACACTATATATCCCTAGCTGCCTTGGAACTTGCTACGtcgaccaggctggtctctgctTTTGAACCACCCCTGGCTGCATTTGTATTTAAAGACCAGAACAGAGGGGTCGTGGCTGGTTCTTGCTTTTATTTAGTCTTCCTTTCAGCATCATTCAAGACATCCAATAcgtagagcagtggtcctcagccTCCCTGATGTTGCCGtgctttaacacagttcctcatgttgggatgatccccagccataaaattattttttgttgctactttataattgtttttttttccactactgttatgagttgtaatgtaattATATGATATTCAAAGGGGTCACTACCCACAGttcgagaaccactgctctgggcAGACCGAAGTTCTGTTCAAGTATAGTACTGAGAAGTCAGTGGGTATCACTCGGGGTGCTCCAGTCCCTCCATAACTTGAGAAAAGACTCTTGGCCCTAGGACTTGGCTCCCTATCTATGTGTGTCCACACACCAGCCACCGCTGGCAGGTGGTTTGAAGGAGCTAGACCCTGAACCTCAAAAGTGAACAACCCACATCTCACAGTCCAGATGTTTCCTGGCCACACCTCCATaaccttaaaagaaagaaagaaagaaagaaagaaagaaagaaagaaagaaagaaagaaagaaagaaagaaagatagaaagatagaaagatagaaagatagtaaggaaggaagaaaaggacatCCTTGAGAGATAAGAAGCCAgcagagagctgggtgtggtagcacacgcctttaatcccagcacttgggaggcagaggcaggcagatttgtgagtttgaggccagcctggtctacaaagtgagtttcaggacagccagggctatacagagaaaccctgtctcgaaaaacaaaagaagaagaagaagaagaagaagaagaagaagaagaagaagaagaagaagaagaagaagaagaagaagaagaagaagaagaagaaNaagaagaagaagaagaagaagaagaagaagaagaagaagaagaagaagaagaagaagaagaagaagaagaagaagaagaagaagaagcagtaGCCAGCAGAGAAAAAGGCTGTGCTGCCTCCTGCAGAGTAGCCTGTCatttctctgccatgcctctagGATGACACAGCAATACTGCCAAGAAGACTGGCCCTACAGCAAGATGGGAGCCATTTTTAATAATGACCGCAGCCAATCACACTCTGCCGACGGCACTGCGCTAAGCATTCCCGACAGCTCTGTAGTCTCTACAGCCAGGTCCTGTTACCTCTGCAGCACGGGAAGAAGCCCAAGCACAGAAAGATCAGTGCTCTGTCCAGGACCACCCAGATACTACACCCAGAACCTCTGTCCAGGACCACCCAGATGATACTACACCCAGAACCTCTGTccaggaccacccagagactacaCCCAGAACCAGATTGGAAATCACAGTTAGTTCCCAGGGGTAGGTATTGGGGCCCCAGATGTGGTAACATTGAAGATAGAACAGGAGAAAGACCCCCATCTGTCCTACAGGACCACAAAAGGTTGTGAGCAGACTCTGTGCTGCTGACCAATGGGCAGGGCTCAGTTGCTTATCAGTTTTCATCTCTTGGTAGTTAAAGACAGAgaacttaaaatagaaatgaaaaagggggCGGAGGAAGAAGCAGGCCCGGAGCCCAGATTTTTTTATTACTAAGTACCAGGAATCTGCAAATCCATGGAGATAATTCTTCTAACCCCTCCCCCTTGATGACAAAGCCCTAGATTTGATCCCaagcaccacataaaactgggtgtggtgagaca contains:
- the P4htm gene encoding transmembrane prolyl 4-hydroxylase, translating into MAAAVATVQRPEAETVEEASTLQWPLPPEHRPSGAATGSGDGEEAPVRPLCKPRGICSRAYFLVLMVFVHLYLGNVLALLLFVHYSNGDESTDPGPQRREQSPQPVPTLGPLTRLEGIKVGYERKVQVVAGRDHFIRTLSLKPLLFEIPGFLSDEECRLIIHLAQMKGLQRSQILPTEEYEEAMSAMQVSQLDLFQLLDQNHDGRLQLREVLAQTRLGNGRWMTPENIQEMYSAIKADPDGDGVLSLQEFSNMDLRDFHKYMRSHKAESNELVRNSHHTWLHQGEGAHHVMRAIRQRVLRLTRLSPEIVELSEPLQVVRYGEGGHYHAHVDSGPVYPETICSHTKLVANESVPFETSCRYMTVLFYLNNVTGGGETVFPVADNRTYDEMSLIQDDVDLRDTRRHCDKGNLRVKPQQGTAVFWYNYLPDGQGWVGEVDDYSLHGGCLVTRGTKWIANNWINVDPSRARQALFQQEMARLAREGGTDSQPEWALDRAYSDARVEL